The sequence below is a genomic window from Ipomoea triloba cultivar NCNSP0323 chromosome 10, ASM357664v1.
CCTTTTGTTGATGCAGATATGATGCAGTTGTGGAAAGCTGGCAGCCCATTTTGAACTGGGAGCAAAGTGCAGATTTCCAGATTCGAGACGTGAGGGCAAGGGTACTTACCGATGTTGCTTGGGTTACTATGAAAGCTTATCTTCAAGTGGGATTGAGAGCATTTCGCATCACTAACGTTTTTGAATTCCATAATGGAAGGTGGTACATAGTGCATCATCACTGTTCTCTGATGCTCGCTCATGGAGGTCAAGTGCAACAACTTATCCAAGGATAACTTACACAAAGCAGCAGTTAGGAAATAGGATGACAAGACTCATAAAACTAGAATGTCTTAAAGATGTTAGTTGTGTTCTTGTTCAATTGTAATCTTGTAAATACTATGGTTTTATTCACCAAAAATGTCTTGTCAAAGACATTAATTGTTATGAAATTGCTTGTTAATGAGGCTAGGAAAGTGGATTATTCTCTGTAATACACTACAGGTTTTCCTTGAGGTTTTCTGAAATAGTTTTTCAGGTCAGTATTTAAGCATTAAAAGAAaggatgaaaatgaaaaatgtgTTTGTAAATGAGAGGCTGTATTGTAATTACAAAGACTTATAtagcattttatttattttttaatatctcAGCTTCCCCTTGCTGTTCTGTTATCTCTTCTGTGTGGCTCTCTTATACTGACAGTGAAGTGAGGCAGAGAGAAGAGCGGGGAGAGAGAAtgtccaccaccaccaccgccatgGCCACCGTCACCGGAGGAAGCGCCGCCCTTCACCCAGTGCCAAAACCGCCGATCAGAGAATTTTTGGTATTGGCACCGAGACAAATTCTGTACAAACGCAACAAGTCATTGTCTTTCTCCATTAGCTATGGCGGAAACCCTAAACAAGAGCCGTCGTCGTCGTCGCCGGTTCTCTGTGCTTCTTCAGCATCTCCGACACCTCTCGccgaagaggaagaagaagtaAAAGAAAGTGGGTCTTCCGCTCCCCCTGAGGATGGTGATGTTGTTCTTTCCACACTCATTCGAGATTCTGACTCGTTTCTTTCTCCAGGGTATCTATCTTTTCATCCCTTATTTTATTGCATTCAAGATTTATCACTTACATTGTTTCTTCTTTGGTTATTTGCTTCCTGCATTTACTATCCAAACATTTTATAAGTAGAGGATTGGAGTATGTGTTTCGTCGCAACTAAAAGAAAACCCGTAGCCACTGTCAAAAGAATGGTACCTGAGGAGTGTGGAGTGATAAACTCTATCTTGTaacctagccggcaaaggaccagaATGAGAGAGTGTGGAGTGATAAACTCTATCTTGTaacctagccggcaaaggaccagaATGAGATAAATGAGCCTAGTTGTCCATTGCTGActaactcaaaccaagaaggtcaataggttGCTTTGgttgggagtcgaacttgtaatcttgtggttaGTGGTTATCCATTAACAGTTTGACCAATTTGGTTGAAGTTGTCAACATGATGGATAATGGATGTTTGATTTGCTTCAAAACATCTCTGTACTGAACTAAAAGCTCCAAACTTGATCCTAGGTTCTTGCCAAGATCCAAGCATGAGTCTCAAATTTAAGCACTATACTTCTTGAAGCCCACATTTCATGTCAAACACTATAACAATCTTGTGCGGGGTTATCATATTACCAATGCAGGAAGCACTATAAATGCTGGCGAACAAAACCGGTTCATAAGAAATACACTTATGCAGAACCTACTAATGCTATTTCAAGATTGTATTGATACGCTTGTTTGAATGTGTCCACAGGGGTTGCAAGGCCTGTGGGAAAGAAGTTGTGGAGAGTGGTTGTAATGGCGAGGGAAGGATTCAAGGAGGGATCGCGACAGTCCCAGGATTTGGTTGGTGGCCGATAAAGGCATACAGGCCTTGTCCTGCATTTGTGGCTTCTGGTGGTAGGTATAGGCGAACTGGACAAAGCATGGATGAAGTCGTCTCCGGGGGAGGAGAATGAGCCAATGCTGCAGGAATCAACGACGATGCTCAATCCAGGTAGAGCCTTCCCCGTAATTGAAAAACGTGTTTCTGCTTTAACTAAAAGTTCAAACTGATAATAAAACTACACGCTTATGTTTTACCCCACGTGATCTCCCATTTTACTTTCTTTAGCTTCTTATGTTAAATATGTTGTTGTGTGAGTGACTAAGGGTAAGTTAGCGTTAATAAGCTGGAATGATCATTCTTGACCAAATAATGCGGAATGATCATTCTTGACCAAATAAGGCGAAATCCCTCGCCCCCAAGGGCCCCACACCCTATCATTGGCATGATCGTTTTTGAAAATGAGCAAGTATTACTTGTTTGGTATACTTTTaaccaaaagtggaattaatTAAGAATTCGCATGTAAGCTAGTTCTTCATAAATTATCTTTTTAACATATCTCCATCCATCTTTGCAGCAAGAAGGAAGGACCAAGAAAATCCAAGAGGTGACAAACATACAGAAGCTTGTTTGCCCTGATCAGAGACTGCCAAAGATAATACAACATAGGTTTGTACTTCGAGATTCAGGGTTTAGATTAGTGATAAGAAATATTTTTGTGCATACATTTGATTTCGATGCATAAAATGCTGTCACATGGTGGTGATATTTCAAGATTTTTTGTGGCCATATTTCAAGATTTTGTAATTTGCAAAGTGATAAATGTGAATATGTGAGAGATTTTAAGGTCATCATATGTTGAAGAACTAGGAGCTTCAATTCTCATATTTAAtcaatctaaaattttaaatgtaattttattaagtGTAAATCGAGAGTTCTACTTCCTGTATATAAGATGGATTTAGTATTTTATACTATGTACAAAAGTATAAATGAAAGttaactaagggtgtgtttagaaaCTCGGAaattggaaatcattttctggattttcagtgtttggatgcaCTTAAAAAATTCAGTCAACAGAAAACTGTGGAAAATCAGCCCATTTTGGTGAAAAATAAATTCCGTCAAATTTTGGGCTAAAATCACTTTTCAGACCAAGCTACATCGACGAACAACAAACGACGACTTTCAGACCAAGGCTTCCAAGACAAAGCCTTTCAATACTCGTTTCCGCAGACTGATTTCTGCCGCTGGACTATGTCGGAAatcattgtttatttgtttatttttaattttttttaataaataacattattttaaatattattataactatttttatattttaaataaaataattaaaatgtttaataatacaattctatctatttttcaaaaaatgaaccaaatacatCAAAACAGTTTTcttagaaaatgactcatttttcagaagttaTTTTACTGCTTTCCAAACGTTTTGAACTTcttaaataaatacagagtattttataatatagatataaattttaatGGGAAAATTGCATATTCCGTTCCTAAGTTATaaagtaattgtagaattcgttccTAAGTTGGTCATACTTGATAGTATTTATACTTTGACTCCGCTGGTCGGAGGGTCCGTTTATGTTCATACGGTCAGGAGGTGTTACCCGGACCCGACCGATAGTGCGTGGCCCGATCTAATCAGGTCAGCCGAGACCTTGATTGATGGATAGCAGTCCCGTCGGGGCCGCCACGTGCTCTCTCCCGCCTGGGTGAAGAGCGAGGAGGATGCATGTCCACCACGTGCTCGCCATGCCAGAGCTCCGGGGATCGCCGCTTTTTCctcttataaataccgcattaatgaggagagagagggacTTTTGGCTGGATTCTAGACTAAGCCTTAAGAGTGCTCGGACAGTAGAAAAGCCCATTGCCGACCCGCCGAGCCCTTTAAGCCCTTTTTTATACCGAATTGGGGCTTTGATCCGTTCAGATAATAAAAAGATCGTATTTCCCCTTTTTTAGCTTTGTATTCCGTATTTAACCATATCAATACTCACTTTTCATCTCTAAATTATCATTGATGTTGCACTTTTatctttcttttaataaaacattaggggcgaaatttacaattttaatataactcagggacgaaaagtgagtacgAAAGGACGAAAAACgcaacgtcaatgataacttagggatgaaaaagGGAGTATGACCAATACTTAGGaacgaattttacaattaccttataacttgaggacgaaaagtgtaattttttaaaatttaattattaaaataattaaatatattgggCACATTAAGTAGGTAATGTTTTTAGAGTTTTCCCCAAATTTGTACTCACTACAATGTTCTATTCTTGGCATCCATCCCTAACCCACCACCTAATGTTTTCCAACCAATTCAAGAAAAATGGTAGCAGAAACTCCTAGAGTGGATGCAAATTGTTATCCCTAATCAAATCTTAACAGAAAATGGTATGTTACAATAGCAAAATCCAACATCTTTTCTCCTAATTATGGTGTATAGTGGATTTAATCCTTCAATCATTTGTGGATCTGCTTTTAGTCTTCAAGTACATACGGATTTTTCatgattttagtaaaaaaaaaaaaaatcgagtcaattttataattatatgaaactttttttttaagagaaacTTTgtagtttgtaatatttataaaactaactccgtcatttttctttattttttttagcaacTTTTAACCGTTAATCAATCTACGTAGATACATCATATCCTCACTTTGTACCTGGGAGTCTATTCTCACATGAATTCTCATATATATAGcatcataatcaggtgtggccgccccttaacgtgcggccAGTGCggtcgcaccactatgtatgcaaatatacatcactcaatgttataaaatacaccacacaaatatgcatcattaggtaggcatcaccaaaaaacacaccactacgtatgtaaatatacacctCATAGTGTTAGCAAATGTACCATTAGGGGcaagggagttatggtgcattattttgagtgtgtggtgtgtttttttgtatCTTCATTGTGGtacgttttctaacattgagtggtgtgaaccgcaccgatCGCACGGAAAGACGCgacaacacacacatatatatatatatagttgatgcgttcatattttttttttggttcaacgAGACATTGTCAATTGGTGCCACCAAAATCAAACAAGTGTAACTTGTTTAACTTTTTAACCTTTTTGACTTGTTCTTGCAAGCTTTTTATCTCAgaatctttttttattattttaatttttgcttTAAAGGTACACAAGGCTATCCACATGAATTCCTTTTCCACCTTTTGGTGCCCCACAAATTGATTAAagttaattattgaaaatttatgtGTTGGAATtggacaacaaaaataaaataaaataaaaagtgaagcATCTCAGACAATATTTTTTTCTGTATGTATACTTCAGTAGCATAGCTCTTTATGCTAGCAAAAGATTCCCCACCTCAGACACTCTATcataattaataacaataaaaataaaaaatatatatacctaatgTTCATCGGTTCAGTTTTTGTTAACATTCTCTTGATTGAATCGCCTCATACAATCTTTTTAGTGCAATTTACTTTTTTAGTGTAATTTGCGGGTTATTTTATAGGAGCGAAATTTACTAAATGCACACCCTCGAATAGTGGTTGTCGATTTCTTTCACcaccataaaaaaataaaaattgctaaCATGAATGTGTTTTATGGGTGGGTATTCCACTATTCCCTATTTCATATCAAATatccattttttaattttatgaaaatatcatcattatattataacatataatgcacaaaaattttTGAGGGTAACGTTTTCCTCTCACAAATGACGACAAAAAGAGTATATGCCTCAATTTAACTATTCTGGAGTCTAAATACATTTAAAATCACTTGAACACCTTCAACCATTGGCCAGATTGTTGACTTAgtaatcacaaaattacaaatttgaccGCAGCGGGAGTGTGCAATCGACCTTTAtggtttgagccggttagcTATAGATAACTTATGTTGGTTTTCCTTCTTGTAGTCTTTTGCCGGTTAGGTTCACTAGGTGGGGTTTACTCCGCGCACACCCTTGAGTAATGGTTGTGAGTTTCTCTTGTCACCCAAAAATCACTTGAACATGAATGAATTGAACATCCCAAACCTATTTGACACTACCCGTAAGCTACGCGAACATGTTGGATATTCTTAAACGACACTAACACAAACTATCTGCTACCAGTTACCTAACCCCGACCTCAACCCGCAACAAATTCATACCTAGTTATGAATTACCTTGAACCTATCCTAATAGAGTTCTAGAGAGTCAAGTACCCAATATTACTCAACCAATTGTCATCCatatttttcaaacattttgaCACTCGAAACTCATCTGTAAACGTTTATATGTGTTTTTGTAATAGAGCAAAAATTGGCGATTTTCATATCACACGGAGTTGGACAAAAGTTCCCATCCATCATTTTACCTAATGCCCATGCCAAAATGATATAAGATTTTTGTGCGGACCAAGTCTTAAACATGTTAGATGACTGATTCAACGCACCAAGTGACGAAGACTTATGAGGCATCACAAATAAAGAAAACGTCTGATATGTTGTAATAGACAAGACGAGACGACAATACGTGCCACCAAAAACAGGTTGAGAAATATTAAATGCGACGCCCAAACCACCGCacctatatacatacatatttatcaCTTTGACACTACCACCCAAACCACCAACGACTTTTTTCTCCTTAAAATTTATGTACCGTACGTGAAGGAACAGCTGACCAATCTTAATCGCCTTCCTCATAATTCTTTAATACATGAGTCACCTACGAAAAACTAATTTTGTATTAGAagattgatcttttaaaaagtaacaattaTATAACACCTAATGTCATCATGATAAGTTCATTCTTGACTGTAGTGCCGTTTTAGTTGGCCCAACTCAAAATTCCATTCATTGGTTGTAAAGATATGATACATTATTCACCTAAAAAAAAAGGCACAATGAATTTATTTTTGCATCTATTCAACAATCACATTAAATCTGGACTCAATTCAACTGGTCAATCAatccaaaataaattcataaattttattttactatcAGTTACATAGGAtaccaaaaaaaatagtgtACTTTTTTGACAGGCTTCCAACAACACATAAACCATATTCACTTCTTATCGAGTGATGTGAAAATTCAGACACATAACCTTTGACATAAGGTTGGATCTAATATCGAAGTGAAACATGTGCtctatttcaactaaaagtctaagttaATAGTtaaattacacatatataatatatgctcaacaaatcATAACTTTGAACATTTTTACACACtaaaaggaaaatggaaagTCGAGAGTGAAGAAACACAAAGCATTTATCACTTCATTTAGTGTGACATAGATTGCATAACCACATAGTAACACCATTACTTATTAACTTTGCTGTCCACGCAAAAAGCTTCACagtatcatcatcatcatcatcatcatatagtATTATGTAATATGTACAAAAAACATCCTCATTTGCTACGAGCAATCCATGAGATTACAACTATACTTTTGTCTTTCTATTCCTAAAcatcttctttttctcttcttccttcACATACTTCTCTCCAGTTTATTGTCACTCGCATTATCCTCTGATAAGGGTATGCTGTTCAAGCGTTAGTCTCCGCGAAAGTGTCCAAAAGAGATAGCGTCTGCAAATTAAAATCAAGCCACAAGACGTTACAATCTTAGCTCGACAAGCTAAATAGCGTGCAGAAtgaaagcatgtgctccatctcaactaaacgcctaagctgatagttggaaagcacatattatatttatgctcacatgcAGTTTATATGGGAAAGGGTAATCTAATCACCTCAGGAATGTTTAGCTCGAGGCGGAATTTAGGGCCATCGTAGTGGTGAAGGATCGGCCTGAAAGAATCCTCCTCGAGAGGTTCACAGACTTTCCTCGTGACAACACGCACCTGAATATGTACAATCAGTCGAGAGTTAAAGCCACGAACATAATAACACAATCACAACGCTTTGAGCAATTCAGTTTCGTGTTAATAGAGTTCAGAACCCGTGATATATACC
It includes:
- the LOC116032744 gene encoding uncharacterized protein LOC116032744; this translates as MSTTTTAMATVTGGSAALHPVPKPPIREFLVLAPRQILYKRNKSLSFSISYGGNPKQEPSSSSPVLCASSASPTPLAEEEEEVKESGSSAPPEDGDVVLSTLIRDSDSFLSPGGCKACGKEVVESGCNGEGRIQGGIATVPGFGWWPIKAYRPCPAFVASGGRYRRTGQSMDEVVSGGGE